In Cervus elaphus chromosome 5, mCerEla1.1, whole genome shotgun sequence, the following proteins share a genomic window:
- the SLFN11 gene encoding schlafen family member 11 translates to MEKHYSRLAIKSSYSDLVINVGKVTLGESNRKKLQKVQREKEKAKVIQAACALLNSGGGVIQLEMANNDENLVEMGLDLEEALRTLILFSNLQAFFKTKQQGKCYYIFVKSWSTDAFPEDISVKPRICSLSSSLYCRSGTSVFLMDSGKAFSFLKTKKTNAKSSGKEPFGEISKVIHPDLHDVDPTYCVLQKDHFEHGEVMPFPESQFIEFKQFATKHIEQYTKDTILEYIPAFANTEGGYLVIGVDDKSRKVRGCAKENVDRDSLKKKIEEAIQKLSCVHFCQCQCQIDFTVKILDVLDKGELYGYACVIGVKRFCGAVFSGVPSSWMVKDKEVCSLTTEEWLSMMMDTDPDLRQLCKDFESQLSLSNSPPQSRPVYSKKGLEHKKDLQQRLFPVTPGCLKYTPESLQKELFLQNEGLEELIHRQIDPFSQGILILSTSWAVDLNLEEKPGVICDALLIAQNSPPILYTVLREQDAEGQSYCTRVAFTLKQKLVNMGGYTENLCITTKVLHLSPESSAESSAGSGSVIDYPSSYHLADTQQMEALLQSLVIVLLGFRSLLSDQLGCEVLNLLTAKQYKIFSKNLRKSKELFIHGLPGSGKTIMAIKIMEKIRNTFHCKTNEILYTCENEPLKNFIRDKDICQAVTRKSFMKYDFTHIQHIIIDEAQNFRAEDGDWYRKAKTITQRDTDCPRILWIFLDYFQTSHMECIGLPALSAQYPREELTRVVRNAGQIAGYLQRVLQRVRKNPPRNIPHEPLKMCLEAKWAWDVQGTLNIKKNLTLNAIVTHVADTCKLLFERGYSPKDVAVLVSTTRDVEKYEQELLKAMRKKRIMCLTNASDMGGDHIVFDSIRRFSGLERNIVFGIHPSTMEPAILYNILVCLASRANQQLHILWQRDV, encoded by the exons ATGGAGAAACATTATTCACGTTTGGCGATAAAATCGTCTTATTCAGACTTGGTCATCAATGTAGGAAAAGTAACTCTTGGTGAAAGTAACAGAAAAAAGCTGCAGAAagttcagagagagaaagagaaggcgaAAGTGATCCAGGCTGCATGTGCTTTATTAAACTCAGGAGGAGGAGTGATTCAACTGGAAATGGCAAACAACGATGAAAATCTCGTGGAGATGGGACTGGATTTAGAAGAAGCTTTGAGAACACTTATTCTGTTTTCAAATCTGCAAGCTTTCTTCAAGACAAAGCAACAAGGGAAGTGTTACTACATTTTTGTGAAGTCTTGGAGCACCGACGCTTTCCCTGAAGACATTTCTGTTAAGCCCCGCATTTGTAGCCTGAGTTCTTCGTTATACTGTAGATCTGGCACTTCTGTGTTTCTCATGGATTCAGGAAAGGCATTCAGTTTCCTGAAAAccaagaaaacaaatgcaaaaagctCAGGGAAAGAGCCTTTTGGTGAAATTTCCAAGGTTATACATCCAGACCTCCATGACGTGGATCCTACTTACTGTGTTCTTCAAAAAGACCATTTTGAACATGGTGAAGTCATGCCTTTTCCCGAGTCTCAATTCATAGAGTTTAAGCAGTTTGCTACAAAACACATTGAACAATATACGAAAGACACGATTCTAGAGTATATCCCTGCATTTGCAAACACTGAAGGAGGCTATCTTGTTATTGGTGTGGATGATAAAAGTAGGAAAGTTCGGGGATGTGCTAAAGAAAATGTTGACCGtgactctttgaaaaagaaaatagaagaagcAATACAAAAATTATCTTGTGTCCATTTTTGCCAATGTCAATGCCAGATAGATTTCACAGTCAAAATCTTGGATGTGTTAGACAAGGGAGAGTTATATGGCTATGCTTGTGTGATCGGAGTGAAGCGATTCTGTGGTGCAGTGTTCTCAGGTGTTCCCAGTTCGTGGATGGTGAAGGATAAGGAGGTTTGCAGCCTGACAACTGAGGAATGGCTAAGCATGATGATGGATACAGATCCAG ATCTTAGGCAGCTGTGCAAAGACTTTGAATCTCAGCTGAGCCTGTCTAACAGCCCTCCTCAGAGCAGACCAGTGTACTCCAAGAAAGGTCTGGAACATAAGAAGGATCTCCAACAACGCTTATTTCCAG TGACACCAGGATGTCTGAAATACACCCCTGAATCTCTCCAGAAGGAACTGTTCTTGCAGAATGAAGGTTTGGAGGAATTAATACATAGGCAAATAGACCCATTCTCCCAGGGAATTTTAATCCTTTCTACAAGCTGGGCTGTGGACCTGAACTTGGAAGAGAAGCCAGGAGTCATCTGTGATGCTCTGCTGATAGCGCAGAACAGTCCTCCCATTCTCTACACCGTCCTCAGGGAGCAAGACGCAGAGGGGCAGTCCTATTGCACTCGCGTGGCGTTCACGCTGAAGCAGAAGTTGGTGAACATGGGAGGCTACACTGAAAATCTGTGTATCACGACCAAGGTCCTCCACCTGAGTCCCGAGAGCAGTGCAGAGTCCTCGGCGGGTTCAGGCTCTGTGATTGATTACCCCAGTTCCTATCACCTAGCAGACACTCAGCAAATGGAAGCTTTGCTGCAGTCGCTTGTGATCGTCTTGCTTGGCTTCCGGTCTCTCTTGAGTGACCAGCTCGGCTGTGAGGTTTTAAATCTGCTCACAGCCAAGCAGTATAAGATCTTCTCAAAAAACCTGCGCAAGAGCAAAGAGTTGTTTATCCATGGCTTACCTGGCTCAGGGAAGACGATCATGGCCATAAAGATCATGGAGAAGATCAGGAACACATTTCACTGTAAGACGAATGAAATTCTCTACACTTGTGAGAACGAGCCTTTGAAGAATTTTATCAG GGACAAAGATATCTGCCAGGCAGTGACCCGGAAGAGCTTCATGAAATATGACTTTACACACATTCAACACATCATCATCGATGAAGCTCAGAATTTCCGCGCTGAAGATGGGGATTGGTATAGAAAGGCGAAAACCATAACTCAGAGAGACACGGATTGCCCAAGAATTCTGTGGATCTTTCTGGACTACTTTCAGACCAGCCACATGGAGTGCATCGGCCTCCCTGCTCTCTCAGCCCAGTATCCAAGGGAAGAGCTCACCAGAGTGGTACGCAATGCAGGTCAAATAGCCGGATACCTACAACGTGTATTGCAGAGGGTCAGGAAAAATCCTCCACGTAACATCCCTCATGAGCCCCTGAAGATGTGTCTTGAAGCTAAATGGGCTTGGGATGTTCAGGGAACCTTAAATATTAAGAAGAACTTAACTCTGAATGCAATAGTGACGCATGTGGCAGACACATGCAAGCTTCTCTTTGAAAGGGGCTATTCTCCCAAGGATGTTGCTGTGCTTGTCAGCACCACAAGAGATGTGGAGAAATACGAGCAGGAGCTCTTGAAAGCAATGAGGAAGAAAAGGATAATGTGTCTCACCAATGCGAGTGACATGGGGGGTGATCACATTGTGTTCGATAGTATCCGAAGATTCTCAGGTCTGGAAAGGAACATTGTGTTTGGGATCCATCCAAGCACCATGGAGCCAGCTATCTTATACAACATTCTTGTCTGTCTGGCATCCAGAGCGAATCAACAGCTACATATTCTGTGGCAGCGTGATGTTTAA